The following coding sequences lie in one Polynucleobacter necessarius genomic window:
- a CDS encoding sulfate ABC transporter substrate-binding protein, with protein MIVRKKGIAMKYRGLSKILAALLLGAGLLSTSFAQQSILNVSYDPTRELYQDYDKVFSADWKKSSGQEITIKQSHGGYGKQARAVLDGLDADVVTLALAYDIDILADKGLVAKDWQKKFKDNASPHTSTIVFLVRKGNPKGIKDWNDLVKPSIEVITPNPKTSGGARWNYLAAWAYALKQPDGNEVKAKEFVKKLYANVKVLDSGVRGATTTFAERGIGDVLLAWENEAFLAIKELGPEKFEIVTPSLSILAKPPVAVVDKVVDKKGTRKVATAYLQNLYTPEGQEIAAQNYYRPRDPKVAAKYANQFAKVKLVTIDQVFGGWHKAQKTHFNDGGIFDEIIIK; from the coding sequence TTGATTGTTCGAAAGAAAGGAATTGCAATGAAATATCGTGGTCTATCAAAAATCTTAGCCGCCCTTTTATTAGGGGCCGGCCTACTCTCCACTAGCTTTGCGCAACAAAGCATTCTGAATGTCTCTTACGACCCTACGCGCGAACTTTATCAAGATTACGACAAGGTCTTTTCAGCCGACTGGAAGAAATCTAGCGGCCAAGAAATTACCATCAAACAGTCTCATGGTGGCTATGGAAAGCAAGCTCGAGCTGTTTTAGATGGGCTTGATGCTGACGTTGTCACCCTTGCTTTAGCCTATGACATTGACATACTGGCCGACAAAGGATTGGTTGCAAAGGATTGGCAAAAGAAATTTAAAGATAACGCCTCACCACATACATCAACGATTGTCTTTCTAGTAAGAAAAGGAAATCCAAAGGGCATTAAAGACTGGAATGACCTAGTCAAGCCCAGTATTGAAGTCATTACGCCCAACCCCAAAACATCGGGTGGAGCACGCTGGAATTATTTAGCAGCATGGGCTTATGCACTTAAACAACCCGATGGCAATGAGGTTAAAGCGAAAGAATTTGTCAAAAAACTCTATGCCAATGTAAAGGTATTGGATTCTGGAGTTCGTGGAGCTACAACCACCTTTGCTGAGCGAGGAATTGGCGATGTATTACTTGCATGGGAGAATGAAGCCTTCTTGGCAATAAAGGAATTGGGGCCTGAAAAATTTGAAATCGTTACTCCATCCCTATCCATATTGGCTAAGCCACCCGTTGCTGTAGTGGATAAAGTAGTGGATAAAAAGGGTACCCGTAAAGTAGCAACAGCCTACTTGCAGAATCTATACACCCCTGAAGGTCAGGAGATTGCGGCTCAAAATTACTATCGACCACGTGACCCTAAGGTTGCCGCTAAATATGCTAACCAGTTTGCAAAAGTCAAATTAGTCACGATTGATCAAGTATTTGGCGGTTGGCATAAAGCGCAAAAGACCCACTTTAATGATGGTGGGATATTCGATGAAATTATTATCAAATAA
- a CDS encoding RBBP9/YdeN family alpha/beta hydrolase: protein MTNETTLIIPGFLGSEDAHWQSWIERQICSSYRVQQEWDKPGLSHWVEAIIQAIGSTNDRVWLLAHSFGCLAAVTAGLERADKVGGAMLIAPADPGRFTLQGIKNTQSADQESIQAMIPGEPLPFPSLVIASSNDPWMQSNKAQLWSSCWGSEFICLQNAGHINVEAGFGPWPEGLNYFKRFQETHQKALQYT, encoded by the coding sequence ATGACGAATGAAACTACACTGATCATTCCCGGTTTCCTTGGAAGCGAGGACGCGCATTGGCAAAGCTGGATTGAGAGACAAATTTGCTCGTCATATCGCGTGCAGCAAGAATGGGATAAACCCGGACTCTCTCACTGGGTTGAAGCAATCATTCAGGCAATTGGCTCTACCAACGATAGGGTGTGGTTGCTAGCTCATAGCTTTGGGTGTTTGGCTGCAGTCACGGCTGGGTTAGAGCGGGCAGATAAAGTGGGCGGTGCAATGTTGATAGCTCCCGCTGATCCAGGGCGCTTTACATTACAAGGCATCAAAAACACTCAGTCAGCTGACCAAGAGAGTATTCAGGCCATGATTCCTGGCGAACCTCTTCCGTTTCCCAGTCTAGTAATCGCAAGCAGCAATGACCCATGGATGCAATCAAATAAAGCACAACTATGGAGTAGTTGCTGGGGTAGCGAATTTATTTGTTTACAAAATGCTGGGCATATTAATGTGGAAGCAGGATTTGGCCCTTGGCCTGAGGGGCTAAATTACTTTAAGAGGTTTCAAGAAACCCATCAAAAAGCCCTCCAATACACTTAG
- the epsC gene encoding serine O-acetyltransferase EpsC: MSNFQQVPAFFNLSRVVGDLRRSREETHKIRHLGKVRELPSGEVLKDILAGLFAALFPTHYRRADLTDESIDCFVGNVLSIALRQLSEQVRRSLYFSSSSNLEEEAAFNILAEKITGQFSAELPTIRALIVSDIRAAMSGDPAATSVSEVLLCYPGVSAVIHYRIAHALYQLGTPLLVRFISEIAHSRTGVDIHLGAQIDEGFFIDHGTGVVIGQTAVLGKNVRLYQAVTLGAKRFPEDDEGNLIKGADRHPILEDDVVIYAGATVLGRITIGARSTIGGNVWLTKSVPPDSNISQAQTLGH; this comes from the coding sequence ATGTCTAATTTTCAGCAGGTACCCGCTTTTTTCAACTTGTCACGAGTCGTTGGAGATTTACGTCGTTCAAGAGAAGAAACTCATAAGATCCGTCATTTAGGAAAAGTTCGAGAGCTCCCATCTGGGGAAGTCTTAAAAGACATTCTGGCGGGATTATTTGCAGCATTATTTCCAACGCACTACAGACGTGCAGATCTTACGGATGAAAGCATTGATTGCTTTGTTGGCAATGTTTTAAGTATCGCCTTAAGGCAGCTTTCTGAACAAGTTCGTCGCAGCTTATATTTTTCTTCAAGTAGCAATCTCGAGGAAGAAGCTGCTTTTAATATCTTGGCTGAAAAAATTACAGGCCAGTTTAGTGCTGAGCTTCCAACTATCCGCGCTTTGATAGTGAGTGATATCCGAGCTGCAATGAGCGGTGATCCCGCTGCTACTAGCGTTTCTGAAGTCTTATTGTGTTACCCTGGAGTGAGTGCCGTAATTCACTATCGAATTGCGCATGCTCTTTATCAATTGGGCACGCCACTTTTAGTTAGGTTTATATCTGAAATTGCCCATTCAAGAACTGGGGTTGATATTCACCTAGGTGCTCAGATTGATGAAGGGTTTTTTATCGATCACGGAACAGGAGTTGTCATTGGACAAACAGCTGTTTTAGGAAAGAATGTCCGCCTTTATCAGGCCGTTACTTTGGGTGCCAAGCGCTTTCCGGAGGATGACGAAGGCAACTTAATTAAAGGCGCCGATAGACACCCCATTCTTGAAGATGACGTTGTTATTTATGCGGGTGCGACTGTGCTTGGGCGCATCACTATTGGAGCGAGATCAACTATTGGTGGAAATGTTTGGCTGACCAAGAGCGTTCCACCAGATAGCAATATTTCTCAAGCACAAACACTTGGGCACTAA